From one Streptomyces sp. N50 genomic stretch:
- a CDS encoding sensor histidine kinase yields the protein MTTTGEDHAAARGGPGWWTRWRSAVLDTGLAAGSAAECGAEGVRFAHDAGIPAAVGVVFGVLAGSALIVRRKWPIAVVLVSIAITPAQMGYLMGIVGLYTLAASELPRRIIGSLAGMSFLGMLIVMFVRVRQDMQRGTWELGDWFVPFASITTAVGMTAPPVLLGLYVGARRRLMESLRERADSLERELQLLAERAEERAEWARGEERTRIAREMHDVVAHRVSLMVVHAAALQAVARKDPEKAVKNAALVGDMGRQALTELREMLGVLRSGDSRDARERAAVPLVAVGVAAAAAAAASRAVEDEGAGDGPCLSDVDELLGQSAAAGMAVDLSVEGETRSYAAEIEQTAYRVVQEALTNVHKHAAGAKTHVRLAHRVSEIAMQVENEPPPELASASAARLPSGGNGLVGMRERVLALGGVFVSGPTDAGGFRVSAVIPAG from the coding sequence ATGACCACGACGGGGGAAGACCATGCCGCGGCCCGGGGAGGGCCGGGGTGGTGGACCAGGTGGCGCAGTGCGGTGCTGGACACGGGGCTCGCGGCGGGGTCCGCCGCGGAGTGCGGGGCGGAGGGGGTCCGGTTCGCGCACGACGCGGGGATCCCGGCCGCGGTGGGGGTTGTCTTCGGGGTGCTGGCCGGGTCGGCGCTGATCGTTCGGCGGAAGTGGCCGATCGCGGTTGTGCTGGTGTCCATCGCCATCACCCCGGCCCAGATGGGTTACCTGATGGGCATCGTGGGGCTGTACACCCTGGCCGCTTCCGAGTTGCCGCGGCGGATCATCGGGTCGCTGGCCGGGATGTCGTTCCTCGGGATGCTGATCGTCATGTTCGTGCGGGTACGGCAGGACATGCAGCGGGGGACGTGGGAACTGGGGGACTGGTTCGTTCCGTTCGCCTCCATCACCACGGCGGTCGGGATGACCGCGCCGCCCGTGCTGCTCGGGCTGTACGTGGGTGCGAGGCGGCGGTTGATGGAGAGTCTCCGGGAGCGGGCGGACAGTCTGGAGCGGGAGCTTCAACTGCTTGCCGAACGTGCCGAGGAGCGTGCCGAGTGGGCGCGGGGTGAGGAGCGGACCCGGATCGCGCGGGAGATGCACGACGTCGTCGCGCATCGGGTGAGTCTGATGGTCGTGCATGCGGCGGCGCTGCAGGCCGTTGCCCGGAAGGATCCCGAGAAGGCCGTCAAGAACGCGGCGCTCGTGGGGGACATGGGGCGGCAGGCGCTCACCGAACTCCGGGAGATGCTCGGGGTGTTGAGGAGCGGTGACAGCCGGGACGCGCGCGAGCGGGCGGCCGTGCCGCTGGTCGCGGTGGGCGTTGCCGCGGCGGCTGCGGCTGCGGCTTCTCGGGCCGTGGAGGACGAGGGTGCGGGGGACGGGCCCTGTCTGTCGGACGTGGACGAGTTGCTCGGGCAGTCGGCGGCGGCCGGGATGGCCGTGGATCTGTCGGTGGAGGGCGAGACCCGGTCGTACGCGGCGGAGATCGAGCAGACCGCGTACCGGGTGGTGCAGGAGGCGTTGACGAACGTCCACAAGCACGCGGCGGGCGCGAAGACGCATGTGCGGCTTGCTCATCGGGTGTCGGAGATCGCCATGCAGGTTGAGAATGAGCCGCCGCCTGAGCTTGCGTCTGCTTCGGCTGCGCGGTTGCCCTCTGGAGGGAACGGGCTGGTGGGGATGCGGGAGCGGGTGCTCGCGCTGGGCGGGGTGTTTGTTTCGGGGCCTACGGATGCGGGTGGGTTTCGGGTGTCTGCGGTGATTCCGGCGGGTTGA
- the glmU gene encoding bifunctional UDP-N-acetylglucosamine diphosphorylase/glucosamine-1-phosphate N-acetyltransferase GlmU codes for MSAIRPAAVVVLAAGEGTRMKSATPKVLHELCGRTLVGHVLAAARELEPENLVVVVGHAREQVTAHLGETDPGVRTAVQAEQNGTGHAVRMALEELGTVDGTVVVVCGDTPLLRGETLRTLAANHTTDGNAVTVLTAEVPDATGYGRIVRDGASGAVTAIVEHKDASDSQRAIREINSGVFAFDGQLLADALGKVRTDNSQGEEYLTDVLGILREAGHRVGASVAADHREIAGINNRVQLSEARRILNDRLLTEAMLAGVTVIDPATTWIDVAVTFGQDAIVHPGTQLHGATHIGEGAEVGPNTRLTDTTVEAGARVDNTVAVSSHIGPQASVGPFAYLRPGTRLGPKGKIGTYVETKNATIGEGTKVPHLSYVGDATIGEYTNIGAASVFVNYDGKDKHHTTVGSHCRTGSDNMFVAPVTVGDGSYTAAGSVITKDVPPGSLAVARGQQRNIEGWVARKRPGSAAAKAAETASRQGESEN; via the coding sequence GTGAGCGCCATTCGCCCGGCAGCCGTCGTCGTCCTCGCAGCGGGTGAGGGCACCCGTATGAAGTCGGCCACACCGAAGGTCCTGCACGAGCTCTGCGGCCGGACCCTGGTCGGTCATGTGCTGGCCGCCGCCCGCGAGTTGGAGCCGGAGAACCTGGTCGTCGTCGTGGGCCACGCCCGCGAGCAGGTGACCGCCCACCTCGGTGAGACCGACCCCGGCGTACGGACCGCGGTCCAGGCCGAGCAGAACGGCACGGGTCACGCCGTACGCATGGCGCTCGAAGAGCTCGGCACCGTCGACGGCACCGTGGTCGTCGTCTGCGGGGACACCCCCCTCCTCCGCGGCGAGACCCTCCGCACCCTCGCCGCCAACCACACCACCGACGGCAACGCGGTAACGGTCCTGACCGCCGAGGTCCCCGACGCCACCGGCTACGGCCGGATCGTCCGGGACGGCGCCTCCGGCGCGGTGACCGCGATCGTCGAGCACAAGGACGCCTCCGACTCGCAGCGCGCGATCCGCGAGATCAACTCCGGGGTCTTCGCCTTCGACGGCCAGCTGCTCGCCGACGCCCTCGGCAAGGTGCGTACCGACAACAGCCAGGGCGAGGAGTACCTCACCGACGTCCTCGGCATCCTGCGCGAGGCCGGGCACCGCGTCGGCGCCTCCGTCGCGGCCGACCACCGCGAGATCGCCGGCATCAACAACCGCGTGCAGCTGTCCGAGGCCCGCCGCATCCTCAACGACCGCCTCCTCACCGAGGCCATGCTCGCCGGCGTCACCGTCATCGACCCGGCGACCACCTGGATCGACGTCGCCGTCACCTTCGGCCAGGACGCGATCGTCCACCCCGGCACCCAGCTGCACGGCGCCACCCACATCGGCGAGGGCGCCGAGGTCGGCCCCAACACCCGCCTCACGGACACCACCGTCGAGGCCGGCGCCCGCGTCGACAACACCGTCGCCGTCAGCTCGCACATCGGCCCGCAGGCGTCCGTCGGCCCGTTCGCCTACCTCCGTCCCGGCACCCGGCTGGGCCCGAAGGGCAAGATCGGGACGTACGTCGAGACGAAGAACGCGACGATCGGCGAGGGCACGAAGGTCCCGCACCTCTCCTACGTCGGGGACGCGACGATCGGCGAGTACACCAACATCGGTGCCGCCAGCGTCTTCGTGAACTACGACGGCAAGGACAAACACCACACCACCGTGGGATCGCATTGCCGGACGGGTTCGGACAATATGTTTGTGGCACCCGTCACGGTCGGGGACGGCAGCTACACCGCCGCCGGCTCCGTGATCACGAAGGACGTACCGCCCGGTTCGCTGGCCGTGGCCCGTGGCCAGCAGCGGAATATCGAGGGCTGGGTGGCCCGCAAGCGTCCGGGCAGCGCGGCGGCGAAGGCCGCGGAAACGGCTTCCCGCCAGGGCGAGAGCGAGAACTGA
- the pth gene encoding aminoacyl-tRNA hydrolase: MDVTTDANAPWLIVGLGNPGPEYANNRHNVGFMVADLLAERIGGKFKRAGKAQAQVLEGRIGAPGPASRRVVLVKPTSFMNLSGGPVNALRDFYKVPLANVVAVHDELDIDYGTLRLKLGGGDNGHNGLKSMTKAMGPDYHRVRFGIGRPPGRMQVADFVLKDFSSTERKELDFLVDRATDSVECLVSEGLERAQSAYNS; this comes from the coding sequence ATGGACGTGACGACCGACGCCAATGCCCCCTGGCTGATCGTGGGACTCGGCAACCCGGGCCCTGAGTACGCCAACAACCGGCACAACGTGGGCTTCATGGTGGCCGACCTGCTGGCCGAGCGGATCGGCGGCAAGTTCAAGCGGGCCGGCAAAGCACAGGCGCAGGTCCTGGAGGGCCGCATCGGGGCGCCGGGTCCGGCGAGCCGCCGGGTCGTCCTGGTCAAGCCGACGTCGTTCATGAACCTCTCGGGCGGCCCGGTCAACGCGCTGCGCGACTTCTACAAGGTGCCGCTCGCGAACGTCGTCGCCGTGCACGACGAACTCGACATCGACTACGGCACCCTCCGCCTCAAGCTCGGCGGCGGCGACAACGGCCACAACGGCCTGAAGTCGATGACGAAGGCGATGGGCCCGGACTACCACCGGGTGCGGTTCGGCATCGGACGCCCGCCGGGCCGTATGCAGGTCGCCGACTTCGTCCTGAAGGACTTCTCCTCGACGGAGCGCAAGGAACTGGACTTCCTGGTGGACCGCGCGACGGACTCCGTGGAGTGCCTGGTGAGCGAGGGCCTGGAGCGGGCGCAGAGCGCGTACAACTCCTGA
- a CDS encoding 50S ribosomal protein L25/general stress protein Ctc, translated as MADVKLAAETRTEFGKGAARRIRRDKKVPAVVYGHGVDPLHITLPGHELQLALRTPNVLLTLDIEGKTQLAIPKAVQRDAIKGFLEHVDLLTVKSGEKVTVEVYVHTEGELAPGSFLLEHVLSTITVEAEATHIPESVTVSIAGLEAGASIAAKDIPLPKGTTLAIDEDAVVLQVLAAQAEEASADAEAESTEA; from the coding sequence ATGGCCGACGTCAAGCTCGCCGCCGAGACCCGCACCGAGTTCGGCAAGGGTGCCGCCCGCCGTATCCGCCGTGACAAGAAGGTCCCCGCCGTGGTCTACGGCCACGGTGTCGACCCGCTGCACATCACCCTGCCGGGCCACGAGCTGCAGCTCGCCCTGCGTACCCCGAACGTCCTGCTCACCCTGGACATCGAGGGCAAGACCCAGCTCGCCATCCCGAAGGCCGTCCAGCGTGACGCCATCAAGGGCTTCCTGGAGCACGTCGACCTGCTCACCGTGAAGAGCGGCGAGAAGGTCACCGTCGAGGTCTACGTCCACACCGAGGGCGAGCTGGCCCCGGGCTCCTTCCTGCTGGAGCACGTGCTGAGCACGATCACCGTCGAGGCCGAGGCCACGCACATCCCCGAGTCGGTCACCGTGTCCATCGCGGGCCTGGAGGCCGGTGCCTCCATCGCCGCCAAGGACATCCCGCTGCCCAAGGGCACCACGCTGGCGATCGACGAGGACGCGGTCGTCCTCCAGGTCCTGGCCGCCCAGGCCGAGGAGGCGTCCGCCGACGCCGAGGCCGAGAGCACCGAGGCCTGA
- a CDS encoding SUKH-3 domain-containing protein — protein MHADRHSTTRFSVPVDAALRAAGWQPGRWDIKQAEIWADTLRDHTSPAGHQHAVFPAAVEAWAEFGGLHIAPTGPGRQISPVALHLDPLHGLHMARTLGDLGRALDTDVSPLGEEPDTQSLLAIDSEGRVYALDHTGDWYLGPDIDQALATLVSGIEPVRLTAG, from the coding sequence ATGCACGCCGACCGCCACTCCACCACGCGCTTCTCCGTACCCGTGGACGCCGCCCTGCGCGCCGCCGGCTGGCAGCCCGGCCGCTGGGACATAAAGCAGGCCGAGATCTGGGCGGACACCCTGCGCGACCACACCTCGCCCGCGGGCCACCAGCACGCCGTCTTCCCGGCGGCGGTGGAGGCCTGGGCCGAGTTCGGCGGCCTGCACATCGCGCCCACCGGCCCCGGCCGCCAGATCTCCCCCGTGGCGCTCCACCTGGACCCCCTGCACGGCCTCCACATGGCCCGCACCCTCGGCGACCTGGGCCGAGCCCTGGACACCGACGTCAGCCCCCTGGGCGAGGAACCGGACACCCAGTCCCTCCTGGCCATCGACTCCGAGGGCCGCGTCTACGCCCTGGACCACACCGGCGACTGGTACCTCGGCCCCGACATCGACCAGGCCCTGGCGACCCTGGTCTCGGGCATAGAGCCGGTACGACTCACAGCGGGCTGA
- a CDS encoding YwqJ-related putative deaminase — protein MTIMNATQTGPHTGAHTGPSGDPRVGWSATEARHTPALNHRRDGILPTVAAALSVRGATTLTGTAARGDQPPALHPLVQDFLDTLTSAQRDRFTGRCAEAILISRHITAADEARSKRAARKPMTNGEARKTLKQAKLTARRIREDGDPLHGSFAPPCQACTALSAHFGVRVVDPATESG, from the coding sequence ATGACGATCATGAACGCGACGCAGACGGGACCGCACACCGGGGCGCACACCGGGCCGTCCGGCGACCCCCGGGTCGGCTGGAGCGCCACCGAGGCACGGCACACACCGGCCCTCAACCACCGCCGTGACGGCATACTTCCGACCGTCGCCGCCGCCCTCTCCGTGCGCGGCGCCACCACCCTCACCGGCACCGCCGCCCGCGGCGACCAGCCGCCCGCGCTGCACCCACTCGTGCAGGACTTCCTCGACACCCTCACCAGCGCCCAGCGCGACCGCTTCACCGGCCGCTGCGCCGAGGCGATCCTGATCTCCCGCCACATCACCGCGGCGGACGAGGCCCGCAGCAAGCGCGCCGCCCGCAAGCCGATGACCAACGGCGAGGCCCGCAAGACCCTCAAGCAGGCCAAGCTCACCGCCCGCCGCATCCGCGAGGACGGCGACCCCCTGCACGGCAGCTTCGCGCCCCCCTGCCAGGCCTGCACAGCCCTCAGCGCCCACTTCGGCGTCCGAGTCGTCGACCCCGCGACGGAATCAGGCTGA
- a CDS encoding SUKH-4 family immunity protein, with protein sequence MVTFAQAQERAEEWINGDVPSYQHREVRVREFDLGFVIWAEDRADGPRSDGGAQRMVLARDSGEATLWPSLPVGEVVRRYEEEYGRADDVADAVPAAPAARVDLNQTSFLLSPPEWLQEAADKLGIPDRRGESGAVSASPPAPTPAAGAGVGVQGSSPGAGAGVGAPGSAGRALPETQAGVPAASAWPDAGGAGVPDDAPAVPAGATPWAGTDTNADAGEDRSVPLPATVFAPPLSEPEDNTPSDAKTALISGGSQLPRTAMSPALDDSRPSSDSGAGGGGSQGPGGQPGGAPQGSTPPSYGYPQGAPQPAPSSYGYPQGAGNVPPPPGGPGVPGRALAPNAGDIADAATSKAAPPPRRGGGSTTPPPPGAPGTPGARPGGAPASPPPPPGGYVATQMVPGLGPEGPGGQGNQAGPGAPQPPGPPGVPGAPGTPGGTPPGGVHHAATMLADPGQGGPGAAGPRPPQPPGAPGVPGVAGVPGAPKPPGAPGVPGAPGGHGAPGAPGAPQPPNGPGNPGSQGGAHGAVHHAQTMLAGPPAGGPGVPPPPQFPGAPGALGAPGMPPGAPQQQPMPPGAMPPGAMPPGAMPPPGQPMPGQGMPPMPAPGQPFPGQQQPAYGYPQQGQPTVGPGYQAVLRYRAPDGSEQQLIRRSAPGTPHPEWQIFHELRGMNIPPDQVLELHTELESCELPGAYCARMIREQWPQARIASIAPYGTDHASRQQGMRELLAHQGELHQVADGPARLAPVRAPLPPVQPTPPIPPEAIAQELAGAFGPGVFRFEQAAVSRQGVPPVVAHTLVAAGLPMDMGPFFWAQAQPGRPVPTLAELAQERGVRPSADAGSYLVMGSDFGRAICVQYGTANIVAVPVEAGPGGAPVPPQFVNTGLPEFARCLALLGRMWRLRYGLNQEQAGRWTVDFQAQLASLDPAALGSPESWWSVLLEQMWDGLL encoded by the coding sequence ATGGTGACCTTCGCGCAGGCGCAGGAGCGCGCCGAGGAGTGGATCAACGGCGACGTGCCGTCGTACCAGCATCGCGAGGTGCGGGTGCGGGAGTTCGACCTCGGCTTCGTGATCTGGGCCGAGGACCGCGCCGACGGACCGCGTTCGGACGGCGGCGCGCAGCGGATGGTGCTCGCCCGCGACAGCGGCGAGGCCACGCTGTGGCCCTCGCTGCCGGTGGGTGAGGTCGTCCGCCGCTACGAGGAGGAGTACGGCCGCGCCGACGACGTCGCCGACGCCGTACCGGCGGCTCCGGCCGCCCGGGTGGACCTCAACCAGACCTCGTTCCTGCTGAGTCCGCCGGAGTGGCTGCAGGAGGCGGCGGACAAGCTGGGGATTCCGGATCGGCGGGGGGAGTCGGGGGCTGTTTCTGCTTCGCCTCCGGCTCCGACTCCGGCTGCTGGTGCGGGAGTTGGGGTGCAGGGGTCAAGTCCCGGTGCCGGTGCGGGAGTTGGCGCTCCCGGTTCGGCGGGGCGTGCGCTTCCTGAGACTCAGGCCGGGGTGCCGGCCGCTTCGGCTTGGCCCGATGCCGGTGGGGCCGGGGTGCCGGACGACGCGCCTGCCGTGCCTGCCGGGGCGACTCCCTGGGCGGGGACCGACACCAACGCGGATGCCGGCGAGGACCGTTCGGTACCGCTGCCCGCGACCGTCTTCGCGCCGCCGCTGAGCGAGCCCGAGGACAACACCCCGTCCGACGCCAAGACCGCGCTGATCTCCGGGGGGAGCCAACTCCCGCGCACGGCGATGTCTCCGGCTCTCGATGATTCCCGCCCCAGCTCCGACTCCGGTGCTGGGGGCGGGGGTTCGCAGGGGCCGGGTGGACAGCCCGGTGGTGCGCCGCAGGGCAGCACGCCGCCGTCGTACGGGTATCCGCAGGGTGCGCCGCAGCCGGCTCCGTCGTCGTACGGGTATCCCCAAGGGGCCGGTAACGTGCCTCCGCCTCCTGGTGGGCCCGGGGTGCCGGGGCGGGCGCTCGCGCCCAACGCCGGGGACATCGCCGACGCCGCGACCAGCAAGGCGGCGCCTCCGCCGCGCCGGGGCGGTGGGTCGACCACGCCTCCTCCGCCGGGTGCGCCCGGGACGCCGGGGGCGCGGCCGGGCGGTGCGCCTGCGTCGCCTCCGCCGCCGCCCGGTGGGTATGTGGCGACGCAGATGGTTCCGGGGCTCGGTCCTGAGGGGCCGGGCGGTCAGGGCAATCAGGCGGGGCCCGGTGCGCCGCAGCCGCCTGGTCCGCCCGGCGTGCCCGGTGCTCCGGGCACGCCCGGGGGTACGCCTCCGGGTGGGGTGCACCATGCCGCGACGATGCTTGCCGATCCGGGGCAGGGTGGGCCTGGGGCGGCGGGGCCGAGGCCTCCGCAGCCGCCGGGTGCCCCTGGGGTTCCGGGTGTGGCTGGGGTTCCGGGGGCGCCCAAGCCGCCTGGTGCTCCCGGAGTTCCCGGCGCACCCGGTGGGCATGGTGCCCCCGGTGCTCCCGGCGCGCCTCAGCCACCGAACGGCCCCGGCAACCCCGGTTCGCAGGGCGGTGCTCACGGTGCCGTGCATCACGCGCAGACCATGCTCGCCGGGCCGCCGGCGGGTGGGCCCGGGGTGCCTCCGCCGCCGCAATTCCCGGGCGCGCCCGGTGCGTTGGGCGCTCCCGGTATGCCGCCGGGGGCTCCGCAGCAGCAGCCGATGCCGCCGGGCGCGATGCCTCCCGGTGCGATGCCTCCGGGTGCCATGCCGCCGCCGGGGCAGCCCATGCCCGGTCAGGGCATGCCGCCCATGCCCGCGCCGGGGCAGCCGTTCCCCGGGCAGCAGCAGCCCGCGTACGGCTATCCGCAGCAGGGGCAGCCGACCGTAGGACCGGGGTATCAGGCCGTGTTGCGGTACCGCGCGCCGGACGGGTCCGAGCAGCAGCTGATCCGGCGGTCCGCGCCGGGGACGCCGCACCCGGAGTGGCAGATCTTCCACGAGCTGCGCGGCATGAACATCCCGCCGGACCAAGTCCTCGAACTGCACACGGAGTTGGAGTCGTGTGAGTTGCCGGGCGCGTACTGTGCGCGGATGATCCGCGAGCAGTGGCCGCAGGCCCGCATCGCGAGCATCGCGCCGTACGGTACGGATCACGCGAGTCGGCAGCAGGGGATGCGCGAACTCCTCGCCCACCAGGGCGAGTTGCACCAGGTCGCCGACGGGCCGGCCCGACTCGCCCCGGTGCGGGCGCCGTTGCCGCCGGTGCAGCCGACGCCGCCGATCCCGCCGGAGGCGATCGCGCAGGAACTGGCGGGCGCGTTCGGGCCGGGCGTGTTCCGGTTCGAGCAGGCGGCGGTGTCCCGGCAGGGCGTGCCGCCGGTCGTCGCGCACACGCTGGTCGCGGCGGGGCTGCCGATGGACATGGGCCCGTTCTTCTGGGCGCAGGCCCAACCGGGGCGCCCCGTACCGACGTTGGCCGAACTCGCGCAGGAGCGCGGGGTACGGCCGTCCGCCGACGCGGGCTCGTACCTCGTCATGGGCAGCGACTTCGGCCGCGCGATCTGCGTCCAGTACGGCACGGCCAACATCGTCGCGGTGCCGGTGGAGGCGGGGCCGGGCGGAGCGCCCGTGCCGCCGCAGTTCGTGAACACGGGGCTGCCCGAGTTCGCGCGCTGTCTGGCGCTGCTCGGGCGGATGTGGCGACTGCGGTACGGGCTGAACCAGGAACAGGCCGGCCGTTGGACCGTCGACTTCCAGGCGCAGCTCGCTTCGCTGGATCCGGCGGCGCTGGGGTCGCCGGAGAGCTGGTGGTCGGTGTTGCTGGAGCAGATGTGGGACGGGTTGTTGTGA
- a CDS encoding ribose-phosphate diphosphokinase, with protein sequence MTGIKTTGEKKMMFFSGRAHPELAKEVAQQLGVGVVPTKAFDFANGEIYVRFEESVRGADCFVIQSHTAPINQWIMEQLIMIDALKRASARSITVIVPFYGYARQDKKHRGREPISARLVADLMKTAGAHRILTVDLHTDQIQGFFDGPVDHLFALPLLADYVGSKVDRSKLTVVSPDAGRVRVADRWCDRLGAPLAIVHKRRDKDVANQVTVHEVVGEVKGRVCVLVDDMIDTGGTICAAADALFAHGAEDVIVTATHGVLSGPAADRLKNSRVSEFVLTDTLPTPGEVGADLDKITVLSIAPTIASAVREVFEDGSVTSLFDEH encoded by the coding sequence GTGACCGGGATCAAGACGACCGGCGAGAAGAAGATGATGTTCTTCTCCGGCCGCGCCCACCCCGAGCTTGCCAAGGAGGTCGCCCAGCAGCTGGGTGTCGGGGTCGTCCCGACGAAGGCCTTCGACTTCGCGAACGGCGAGATCTACGTCCGCTTCGAGGAGTCGGTGCGCGGTGCGGACTGTTTCGTGATCCAGAGCCACACGGCTCCGATCAACCAGTGGATCATGGAGCAGCTCATCATGATCGACGCCCTCAAGCGCGCGTCGGCCCGCTCCATCACCGTGATCGTCCCCTTCTACGGCTACGCCCGCCAGGACAAGAAGCACCGCGGCCGTGAGCCCATCTCGGCCCGCCTGGTCGCGGACCTGATGAAGACGGCGGGTGCGCACCGCATCCTCACCGTCGACCTGCACACCGACCAGATCCAGGGCTTCTTCGACGGCCCCGTGGATCATCTCTTCGCCCTCCCGCTCCTCGCGGACTATGTGGGCTCGAAGGTCGACCGCAGCAAGCTGACCGTCGTCTCCCCGGACGCCGGCCGCGTGCGCGTCGCCGACCGCTGGTGCGACCGCCTGGGCGCGCCCCTCGCCATCGTGCACAAGCGGCGCGACAAGGACGTGGCGAACCAGGTGACCGTCCACGAGGTCGTCGGCGAGGTCAAGGGCCGCGTCTGCGTCCTGGTCGACGACATGATCGACACCGGTGGCACGATCTGCGCCGCGGCGGACGCGCTGTTCGCGCACGGCGCGGAGGACGTCATCGTGACGGCCACCCACGGCGTGCTCTCCGGCCCTGCCGCGGACCGCCTGAAGAACTCCCGCGTCAGCGAGTTCGTCCTCACGGACACCCTGCCCACCCCGGGCGAGGTGGGCGCCGACCTCGACAAGATCACGGTCCTGTCGATCGCGCCGACCATCGCGAGCGCGGTCCGAGAGGTGTTCGAGGACGGTTCGGTGACGAGCCTGTTCGACGAGCACTGA